CGCGGCCGATGTGGTGAACGTCAGGTTGAGGGGGCCAAAGTGGCCATGGCCCAGACTTATGGCCTGATGGGGAACAGCGGAACAACCATCCTTTCAGTTTGATTTTATCGGCTTGAAAAGTATCAGCAGGCCCACTCCCCTGTAAGGGGGTTGGGCCTGTTGCTTTTTGCAGGATTCAGGTTACCCCGCATTTCTCATCAGTTCAGGCGGCGTCAGCTTCAAAGTTCTCGACAATAAATTATAGTTACCTATATTTATTGTCGATATACAAGGCGTGGCGGTGTCGTGTAAGCGCAGGCGTACATAGAGTACGTCGAGCATTACACGATCACCCCACAACGCAGTAGATCGGAGTTTTTACGAGTCCATCAAGATTGGACTGAAAGTTATCCACACCTGTGGGAGAAAAAATGAGTGAGAAGTGGGAAAAATTAAATCAGAATGTGATTTCCGCCATTCAAAGAGGGGACTATGAGGTGGCTCTTGCCGATGCACAGGCCGCTTTTGAAGTGGCTGAAAAAGAAAAGGGTGATGGCAGGAACATGGCCGTGTCTCTCAATAATCTGGGTGAATTATATCATCTCCTGGGCAGGTTTGATGAGGCCGAAAAGGTTTTGTTGCAATCTCTGGAATTGTTTGAAAGGCAGAATGGAGAACAGTCAGTCGAAGTGGCTGATGCCCTTGCCAACCTTGCCGAATTGTACCTGCGAATGGAGCAGTTTGTAGAGGCGGAAGAGATACTCCTCCGGATTCTTGCTATCTGTGAAAAGGAAAACCTTGACCCGTTGTTTCCTCTGGAATCTCTGGCAACTGCCCTGCTCGGCCAGGGAAAGATGAGCGAAGCACGTTCCCGCCTTGAGCAGGCATTGGAGGTAGGAGAAAATAGTTTTGGCAAAGATCATCCTGATCTTGGAGAAATCCTCAAGCGATTGGGCACTGTTGAGCAGCAGTCTGGAAATCTGGATGGTGCCGAAAAATACTTCAGACGGGTTCTGGTCCTTTATGAAAACAGTATTGGTGTGGATCATCCATTCTTTGCTTCAATTCTCAGTCACCTTGCCGGAATATACCTGGCCAGAGGTCATTTTCAGGCTGCTGAACCACTCCTGAACCAGGCGGTGGGGATTTACAGGCAGGATTCACCTGACGGCCATCCTGAACTGGCTGAAACCCTAGAAAAACTCGCTGGTATGTATGGCGGACTGGGAAAAAGAGAAAAAGCGGAAGATTATCAGAAACAGGCGGTGGAAATGTATGTGGCCGTTCTTGGTAAAGATCATCCCGCTGTGGCCCAGGCCTGGAACAGTCTTGGGGAGCTCTACCTTCAGGATAAAAAAGTTGTTCAGGCCCGGAAACTGTTCAATGATTCTCTGGCTGTTCGGGAAAAAATTTTCGGAGAGAATCATCCTGCTGTAGCCCAGTCATATAACAATCTTGGTATACTCCACAGTATGTGTGGGGAACGTAGTCTTGCCGTGAAACAGCACCAGAGAGCATTAAAAATCAGAAAAGCCGCCTTTGGTGAACAACATCCAGCCATTACCCAGTCTCTTGAAAATCTTGCAGGGTTGGCCAGGGAATCTGGAAAACTCCAGGAGGCAAAAAAATATCTGCTCCAGTCTCTTTCAATCTGGAAATCAGCCATGGGCCAGGAACATCCTGCTGTGGCTCAGAGTCTGCATAATCTTGCCACTCTGGAGATGATGGCCGGAAATAACGGGGATGCTGAACATATGCTCCTTGAAGCACGAAAAATCCTTGAGAAGGATCGGGTTGCCAATGAAATGCATCTTCTTATTGTGTATGAGACATTGGCGGCGCTCTACAAGACTATGGGCAGGAATATGGAGGCCGGTGAGTTTGCCGCCCGTATTCACAAGATCAAGAAACCTGAACATATGCGGAAAAGAGGTTAACAGATATGATACTTATGGGGATCAGTGGCAGTATCAGGGAAAAATCTTATAATACCGGATTGTTGCAGAGTGTGGTGCGCTGCCTGCCTGAGGGTGTGTCCCTTACTCTTTTTGATTGTGCCGGGTTACCCCTGTACAATGGTGATGTTGATGCAGACAAGGAAAACAAGCCTGGTGAAGTTCAGCGCTTACTCGATGAACTTGCACTCTGCGATGGTGTCATTTTTGCGACTCCTGAATATAACTACAGTATTTCCGGTGTGTTGAAGAATGCAATCGACTGGGCTTCCCGACCAGCCTACAAATCGGTTCTTGCCGGAAAACCGGTGGCGATTCTGAGTGGGGCCAAAGGTGTGGTTGGAGGAGCCAGGGCCCAGAATCATCTGCGGGATATTTTTTCCAGCACCCTTTCTCCTGTTGTTCCCTCACCTCCATTTCTGGTTCCTGAGGTTCAGAAGAAGTTTGATGACAGGGGAGTGCTCACGGATGAAGGGACAAAAATCCGTTTGCAGCGATATATTGAAGATTTTGTAGCGTGGGTTAATCTTCTCGATAAACGGTGAGGATTTCATTTACTGAACCGTTTAACTTTGCGACCAAACTTAATACCCAGTTTTTTCATTTTGTTGCGGAGAGTATTCGGGTGGATGGCCAGCATGGCTGCAGCTCCGTCACTGCCGTTGATCTTTCCCTTTGCGGCTTGGAGTGCCTCGATAATATGTGTCCGGATAACTTCATCAAGGGGCACAGGAACAGGTGTTACCTGGAGGGAAAAATCATTCTCCATTACCGGGGAAAGTTTTTGCGGATGATGAAAATAGAGGGGGCCGTGGCGATGCTGAATGAGAGCACGTTCCACAACATTTTCAAGTTCCCGCACATTGCCGGGCCAGGATTGTTTGGTGAGGTTCGACAGGGCTTCAGGCGCTATGCCGGGCACGGGAGTGATGCCGAGTTCTTTTGATTTTTTCTTGATAAACCATGAGGCCAGAAGAGGTATGTCCCCAGGGCGGGCACGAAGGGGAGGGATGAAAATTGGAAACATATTGATGCGAAACCACAGGTCTTCCCTGAAACTTCCCTCTTCAACCATCTTTTCCAGGTTCCGGTGGGTGGCGGCAATCACCCTGATATCCAGCCTGATCGGTGGAGAACCACCGACCCTCTCAATCTCCTGGGTCTGCAGGACCCGTAATAACCTGACCTGAGCCCATGGAGGGAGTTCTCCTATCTCGTCAAGAAAGATTGTACCCTTGTTGGCCCGTTCAAAGCGGCCCCGTTTCTGGCTGTCTGCCCCGGTGAAAGCGCCTTTCTCATGACCGAACAGTTCACTGTCGATCAGGTTTTCCGGGATGGCGCCACAGTTGACCTTGATGAACGGCTCATCCCGTCGTGGTGATTGGCGATGAATGGCATTGGCTATGACCTCTTTTCCTGTTCCGGTTTCGCCAAACAGCAGCACAGTGGTTTTGAGATGGGCGATTTGAATCACCTTGTCCATGACGTCTTTCAGCCCTGTTTCGGCACCGATGACCTCGTCTCCTGCCCGGGAAATAAGTTCACTGTTGAGATAGCGGTTATCCGAGACCAGGCTTTCCTTCAAATCCAGCAGTTCCTGATGTTTCAGGGCATTGGCCATGGCAATGGCAAAGGGTTCGCGCAGCTGGGCGAGCAGGCGTGCGTGGTCTTCGGAAAAACGATTGTGTCCTTTGGCAAACAGGTCTATTACTCCCAGGCGATGACCTTCGATAAAGAGGCGCAGGGCGATAAAGGAATACTCTTTTAATTGCAGTTCGGTGGTGATGATTCTTCCAAGGGGGTCGTCATCGGGTCTGTTGATGATGAGATAATCCTTGAGACGCCTGCCGCTCTCGATTGCCTGGATCAGGCCGACCGGTAGCTTGATCGACTGGCCGATTTTCTTTCCGCCCCGGTCATCGGCCATGGCTACGTAACGGATACCGCTGATGCTCGGTTCATAAATGTTGAGATACATGGCGTCTGCCGGCAGGTAAGTGCGGATAAACTCAAAACACCGCCACAGGGCGACTTCCACATCAAGGCTACTGCAGATCAATAAAGTGGCTTTTTTGAAAAACAGGTTTTCATCCATCTGGTTACCTTTCCAACCAAGGGTTTTATTTACCGTATTTGGGAGAACAATTTTTATTTACCATATAAGGTAAATAAAATCACCATATAAGATATTTGGTTATGTGGTACCCGCCTAATTGATTGGTAATATATGAAATAAAATCCGCTGTATCTGGTGTCAATATTGCATGTTATCTCCATGAACACGGTTTATGGGAGGAAGGTATGGTCACATTTATGGTTGAAACATTTTTGACACGGTCGGAGGCGGTTGCAAACCTGGTGTTTCGGGTCCTTCTGTATCTTGCCTACCGTATGATGGTAGTAAAAAGTGGCTTGTCTGACGGCCTTAAAAAGCGGTTGGGGGAAAAGGACTATGTCGCTGAAATTAAAATCCGTGGAGGATATGGCCGGATTTTCATTCTGAAAAACGGGGAAGTTTTTTCAAAAAAGAATTTTACCGGCAAGGTGGATGTCAGCATGGTTTTCACCGACAGTGTCACTGCCGTAAAACTCATGACTTCTCCCAGAAACTCCCTGGCCCAGATCAATGCCATGAAGAATTTCCGGGTCGATGTTCAGGGGGATGAACAGAACACCATCCATTTCATGCAGACCCTGAACATGATGAGCGGTCAATCTTCACCACCGCCGTATGGGATTGATATGGGAGACGGGCTTATCCGCTATGTCAGCAATACCAACGGCGGACCAGTCTTTGTCTACGTAAGAGAGGGGAAGATCATCAGGATTACGCCAATAGAATTTGAGGATGGTGACGGGGCTTCCTGGACGATACATGCGCGGGGAAAATCGTTCACTCCTCCAAGAAAAGGAACAGTAAACCCTTATGTCTTCGGTTTGAAATCCCTTGTTTATTCAGAAGATCGTCTGCTGTATCCCATGAAACGGGTTGATTTCGATCCGAATGGAGAGCGTAATTGTGCCAATCGGGGAATCTCCGGATATGAGCGGATAAGCTGGGATGAAGCTCTTGATATTGTGGCTTCAGAGATTAAAAGGGTTAAAAGGGAACATGGTCCCGGTGCCATCATGAACGGTTCCGGCTCTCATCATACGTGGGGAAATATCGGTTACTGGCTCAGTGCAAAAACACGTTTTATGAATTCCATCGGCTCCAGTCACGTGGTTCATAATCCTGACAGCTGGGAAGGATGGTACTGGGGCGCCATGCACCATTGGGGCAACAGCATTCGCAATGGTGCCACTGATACTTACGGCACGGTGGAAGATTGCCTGAAGGAAGCGGAGATGATCGTTTTCTGGTCCAGTGACCCGGAATCGACAAGTGGAGTCTACGGGGCCTTTGAGGGTACGGTTCGCAGGCAGTGGGCCCAGTCGCTTGGCATCAAGATGGTGCACATTGATCCCTACTATAACCATACTGCGGCCCTGCTTGGAGGCAAATGGATTGCTCCGCGTCCGGATACCGGTAACGCCATGGCTCTGGCCATTGCCTATGTCTGGATCACGGAAGATCTCTACGATAAGGATTATGTTGCAGAGAGGACGGTCGGTTTTGAGAAGTGGCGGGATTATATCCTCGGTAAAGAGGACGGAATTAAAAAAACTCCGGAATGGCAGGAGAAGGAAACAGAGGTTCCGGGCCGGGTTGTCCGGGCCCTTGCCAGACAGTGGGGAACGAAAAAAACCTATCTCTCGCCGGGGGGTTGGCAGGATTTGGCGGCGCATGCCGCTGTGCCACCGGTATAGAATGGGCGCGTTCCATGGTATGTCTCATGGCTATGCAGGGCCTCGGAAAACCAGGAATCAATATGGGCTGCCTGCAGCAGGGGGCGCCGGTTGACACCAATTTTTATTTTCCGGGCTATGCCGAGGGTGGACTTTCCGGAGATCTGGATTATACAGGCCTTCGTATTTCCATGTACCAGCGGATGCCCCAGCTTCCTTCCATGAATTCCGTCTCCCAGATGATTCCCCGGTTGCGGATTCCTGAGGCGATTCTCAACCTTTCCTGTGAAGGATATCCCACTGATCCCAAGAGTATAGAAGGTCAGTTTAAAAAGATCACTTACCCTGCTCCCGGCCATTCTCCGTCAAGAATGTACTATAAGTATGGTGGTTCTCATTTCGGTACCATGGCGGATTCTAATCGTTTTGCCAGGGCCTATCGCAGTGAAAACCTGGAATTTGTGGTCAATCAGTCCATCTGGTTTGAGGGAGAGGCAAAATTTGCGGATATTATCCTGCCCGCCTGCACGAACTTTGAGCGATGGGATATCGGTGAGACGGCCAACTCCGGTGGATACAGTCATCAGCAGTTTATCCAGTGGAACCATCGGGTCATCACCATGCAGCATAAATGTATTGAACCCCTGGGGGAAAGCCGCTCAGATTACCAGATCTTTCTCGATCTGGCCAAACGGCTGGGATTGGGGACTCTTTTTTCAGAAGGGATTACTGAGATTGAATGGTGTCGCCGGCTCTTTGATGCCAGTGATTTGCCCACAGTGATTTCCTGGCGGGATTTCATGAAAAAGGGCTATTATGTTGTTCCGGCTCCCAAGGAAGAAAACCGTGCCCCGGTTTCCTATCGATGGTTTGCGGAAGGAACTAAGAAAAATGTGCCTGAACTTTCCCCTCTGCCCTCGGATTACACGGAAGAGTGGCGAAAGGGACTGCAGACTCAATCAGGGAAGCTGGAGTTTGAATCATCGAGCCTCAAGCGATTTGCACCGGATGACCCGGAGCGGCCGCCAATTTCAAAATTCAGGCCATCCTGGGAAGGACACCATAATAAAGAACTGTATGAAAAATATCCCCTCAATCTTATCTCTCCCCATCCGCGTTACAGTTTTCACACCATGTTTGACGGCAAGAATTCCATCATCAATGATGTCAAGGACCATCGAGTTCTGGTAGATGGTTATTATTACTGGATAGTGCGAATCAACCGTGGGGATGCCCACAGAAGAAATATTGGCCATAACAGTCTTGTCCGTGTATTTAATGACCGGGGTGAAGTGATCTGTGCTGCCCATGTGACGGACAGATTACCACCGGGTACGGTCCAGTCCCCTGAAGGATCCGCTGTGTATGATCCTCTTGGAGAACCGGGAAACTCACCAGACAGGGGCGGTTGTATCAATCTGCTCACTCCAAGCAGGAATATAATCAAAAGATCGCACTCAACTGCTTCCAATTCATGCCTGGTTCAGGTTGAACCCTGGAAGGAAGGGGGTGAATAATGAAAAAATACGCTTTTATCATCGATATCGCCAAATGTGAAAACTGCAATAACTGTTTTCTTTCCTGTAAAGATGAGCACTGTGGCAACAACTGGCCCGGAATCAGTCTGTCCCAACCCCTTCATGGTCAGCGCTGGATAAATATCAGGAGAAGGGAAAGGGGGGAATTCCCCTTTATTGATGTTGCCTACCTGCCGCAACCCTGTTTTCATTGTGACAATGCCCCCTGTGTGCGGGCAGCGGGAAACGGGGCCGTGTACAGGAGGGAGGACGGGATAGTGATTATTGATCCGGAGAAGGCAAAGGGGAGAGAGGAAATAGTCTCGTCCTGTCCCTTTGGCGCCATCTGGTGGAATGAGGAAGCGCAGATTCCCCAGAAATGCACTTTCTGTGCCCATCTTCTAGATCAGGGATGGAAAAAAACACGGTGTGTACAGGCCTGTCCCACCAGTGCTCTCTCCTCTGTTTTTCTGGAGGATAAAGAACTTGAACGGTTGATCAGGGAAGAGGGACTGGAGAGATATGGCGGAGAACGGCAGGATGCGAAACCCCGTTGTTTTTACAAAAATCTCCACAGGTATACTCGAGCCTTTATCGCGGGAACCGTTGCAACGGGAGATAAGCTGAGATCGGATTGTGTTGAAGGGGCAACTGTAAGACTGCTCAAAGATGGTAATCCTGTAGCTGAACAGAAAAGTGATGCTTTCGGGGATTTTAAATTTGATGGACTGGAAGCTGATGGATCTGTTTACATTGTTGAGGTGTTATCTTCTGCAGGAGAAAGACACACAGTAGAAATTGAATTGAAAAAGAGTTGTTTTACCGGTACGGTCAGGGTCTAGAAATCTGGCGGGAAAGGGCGTAAAATCAACAAAAGTGATTGACAAAAACGTGGTTACATGTAATTTTACATAGCACAAAATGTGTGGTGAAATATGGATGCGATCATATGAAGATGAGGGGATACGCAATTATCATTGCGGCATTTTTTACGGTGTCCATTGCTTACGGTATTCGGTATGGATACGGGATGCTGCTCCCCGGAATGATCAAGTCCCTTGAAATCGGCAAGACGGAGGCCGGAATCATATATGCGTCATATTTTGTCGCTTATACACTTTTTTCACCCTTACTCGGATTACTCTCCGACAGGTATGATTCCCGCCTGATTTTAACTGTTTTTCCCGCGCTGATGGCGACTGGTGCCCTGTTGATGTCATATGCCGTCACACTGGGACAGGCGGCTGTTTTTTTCTCCCTGGCAGGAATAGGCCATGCGGCCTGTTGGGCTCCGGTAGTCTCCCTGGTGCAACTGTGGGTAAAGGATGGTCACCGGGGCACGGCGCTTGCCTTTGCCACCATGGGGAGTGGAGTAGGTATCGCCTCCTGGGGAATGATTCTGCCGGTTGTTGTTGAGCGCTCATCCTGGCAGGCAGGCTGGTATGCCATGGGTATTTTTGGTCTTTTCGTGGCGGTGCTGAATTTTATTCTTGTAAGAAACCCTCCAGGGGAGGATGATTCTCAACAGTGCTGTGAAAAGAGCAGGAAGAATTGGAAAAACAAACCGTCATACATGCAGATTTTGAAAAAAAAACAGCTGTGGCTTATCGGTTTTTCATATCTGCTTATCGGTTTTATCGTTCTTATACCTTTTACTTTTCTCGGTGTTTATGGAGTCGAGGAACTGCATCTGCCATACAGGGATGCAACACGGCTTTTTTCGCTGCTTGCCGTGTCGGGAATGGCCGGAAAAATTATTCTGGGAATTTTGTCTGATAAATGGGGCAGGGTTCAGGTGATGATGCTCTGTGGAGCCCTGCTTGGCACGGGATGTCTGGGTATTGTTAACTTGAGTGCTTTTCAGTTGAAAATTTGTTCTGTTGCAATGGTTGGATTGGGATTTGGAGCTGTATGGCCCGTCTATGCCGCAGCGGCAATGGATTTCTTTCCCAGGGCTGTGGCGGGTACTGTCATCGGTTTATGGACTGTTTTTCTTGGAATTGGTTCCATATTGTCACCGGTGATCTGCGGCTGGACAATTGATCGATCCGGTTCCTATTTCGGGCCATTTATGATAGGATTTATTGCGTCGGTTTTTTCAGTACTTCTGCTGATTCCAGGGCTTAAACAATCGGGTGTTACAGCCTGGAAAGCAGAAGAATACTAAAGGAAGATCAAATACTTATAATCCCTGTGGCATAAAGGAGGATGTCTGTAAGGGGCAATTCGAAACGGGAAGTTTCATCGCAAACAACATTTAGGGAGACAGCAACATGAAAAAAATCGTTTTTACCTGTACGTTGGTCCTGGCTTTTTTCACATTTTTACTTGTAACTCCGTCCAATTCCACTGCAAAAACTGTAACACTGAAATATGCAAATTTCTTCCCTCCGACTCATATTCAGAGCAAACTGGCTGAGTCCTGGTGCAGGGAAGTAGAAAAGCGCACTGATGGCAGAGTAAAAATAGAATATTACCCCGGCGGCAGTCTTTTGAAGGGAAAACAGATTTATGATGGTGTTGCTGATGGTATCGCGGATATCGGTTTTTCTGTTCTGGCGTATACCCGTGGACGTTTTCCTGTAATTTCCGCTCTGGATCTACCTTTCGGATATACTTCCGGCATCACGGCCACCGCTGTGGCCAATGAATTGTATAATAAATTGAAGCCAAAAGAATTCAACGATACGAAGCTGATGTATCTCCATGCCCATGGACCCGGCTTTATTCATACCAGAAATAAGCAGATCACCAAACTTGAAGATTTAAAAGGACTGCGGATCAGGTCCACAGGTATGAGTGCGGAAGCGGTAAAAGCTCTTGGTGCAACTCCGGTTGCAATGGGCATGGCAGATTCCTATCAGAGTCTGCAGAAAGGTGTTGTAGACGGTAGTGCTTATCCCCTGGAAGCAAACAGAGGCTGGAAGCTCGGTGAAGTGACCAAATATGCTGTCTGTGTTTATCCTGTTGCCTATACGACGACATTTTTTGTTACCATGAATAAGGATAAATGGAGTGCCATCGATAAAAAAGATCAGGACGCGATTGAGGCCATAAATGCGGAATGGTCCATCAAGCACGGTGAGGCCTGGGATTCAAGTGATCTGGCAGGACTCCGCTTTTTTATGGAACAGGGAAATACTGCAGCCGGCCTGGACCAGAAAGAGGTTGAGCGCTGGAAGAAAGCTGTGGCACCGGTCATCGATAAGTATGCAGCCGGACTCGATAAAAAAGGTATAGACGGGGCTGCTGTAATAAAAACTATTCGTGATGGTCTTAAAGCCAGAATGTAAGAATTACATATTGTAATGATACTGGGGGCCGATTTTGTTTTGAGTGAGGCCCCCTTTTTTTTGCAGGCTGTTGAAATCCAGAGGCAAGATCTGAACAATCCGAATTTTTATGAAAATGACTGTGTAACTCCTGAATAAAAAGCGGCAAACCATTCTTCGGACTTCGTTGTGAAAGCATTTTCATGAATGTTAAAAGAGAACCTTCAATGGAATCAATTGATAAAATACTGCAGTTTATTGCAGAGAAATTAAAAGTTGTCGGGGCATTCTTCCTGTTTGGAATGGCCATTCTGACCTGTGTGGATGTGGTGGGTAGACTGTTCAAACATCCCATATTCGGTTCGGTGGAACTGGTCAGTTTCATGGGGGTGATCGCTATCGCCACTTCGCTGCCCTTTACTCATGCGGAGGAAGGACATATCGGAGTTGAGCTGTTTATCCGTAAATTCCCGAAAAAAGTACGGGATATCGTTAAACTGTTTACGGAAACAATCTGCCTGATTCTCTTTATCCTGGTGACCTGGAGGATGTTTATCTACAGCTATAAAGTCAGGGAATCAGGTGAGCTGTCCATGAACCTGCAGCTACCTGAATACTGGATTATTTTTCTGCTGGCGGCTTGCTTTGTCATCCTCACCATGACAATTTTTGTAAGTATTCTAAAAACCATTTCAAATTTGAGAAAAAGATGAATTCCACACTAATCGGCGTCACCGGAATAGTATTGATGATCGTGGTATTTATGACCCGAATGCCGGTTGCGTATGTTATGGCAACGGTAGGTTTTCTGGGTTTTAGTATTATGGCTTCGCTGAAAGGTGGCTTGAATCTGCTGGCAAAAGATTTTTACGAGGTTTTTTCTTCCTATGGTCTGACGACTATTCCCCTTTTTATCCTGATGGGCCAGCTTGCCTTTAATTCGGGATAAGCAGTAAACTCTATGAGGCTGCTTATAAATTTCTCGGTCATAAAAGAGGAGGGCTTGCCATAGCAACCGTTACCGCGTGCACAGCTTTTGGGGCTGTCTGTGGGTCAAGCGCGGCAACAGCTGCAACCATGGCAACTGTCGGGCTTCCTGAAATGAAAAAATTTAATTACTGCGATGAGCTGGCCGCGGGGTCTGTGGCTTCCGGTGGCGGCCTGGGTATGATCATGCCTCCCAGTGTTGTTCTTATCGTATATGGTATTTTGACGGAGCAGTCGATTGGAAAACTCTTTATGGCTGGTATT
The DNA window shown above is from Desulfomarina profundi and carries:
- a CDS encoding tetratricopeptide repeat protein, whose translation is MSEKWEKLNQNVISAIQRGDYEVALADAQAAFEVAEKEKGDGRNMAVSLNNLGELYHLLGRFDEAEKVLLQSLELFERQNGEQSVEVADALANLAELYLRMEQFVEAEEILLRILAICEKENLDPLFPLESLATALLGQGKMSEARSRLEQALEVGENSFGKDHPDLGEILKRLGTVEQQSGNLDGAEKYFRRVLVLYENSIGVDHPFFASILSHLAGIYLARGHFQAAEPLLNQAVGIYRQDSPDGHPELAETLEKLAGMYGGLGKREKAEDYQKQAVEMYVAVLGKDHPAVAQAWNSLGELYLQDKKVVQARKLFNDSLAVREKIFGENHPAVAQSYNNLGILHSMCGERSLAVKQHQRALKIRKAAFGEQHPAITQSLENLAGLARESGKLQEAKKYLLQSLSIWKSAMGQEHPAVAQSLHNLATLEMMAGNNGDAEHMLLEARKILEKDRVANEMHLLIVYETLAALYKTMGRNMEAGEFAARIHKIKKPEHMRKRG
- a CDS encoding NADPH-dependent FMN reductase; translated protein: MILMGISGSIREKSYNTGLLQSVVRCLPEGVSLTLFDCAGLPLYNGDVDADKENKPGEVQRLLDELALCDGVIFATPEYNYSISGVLKNAIDWASRPAYKSVLAGKPVAILSGAKGVVGGARAQNHLRDIFSSTLSPVVPSPPFLVPEVQKKFDDRGVLTDEGTKIRLQRYIEDFVAWVNLLDKR
- a CDS encoding sigma-54-dependent Fis family transcriptional regulator, translating into MDENLFFKKATLLICSSLDVEVALWRCFEFIRTYLPADAMYLNIYEPSISGIRYVAMADDRGGKKIGQSIKLPVGLIQAIESGRRLKDYLIINRPDDDPLGRIITTELQLKEYSFIALRLFIEGHRLGVIDLFAKGHNRFSEDHARLLAQLREPFAIAMANALKHQELLDLKESLVSDNRYLNSELISRAGDEVIGAETGLKDVMDKVIQIAHLKTTVLLFGETGTGKEVIANAIHRQSPRRDEPFIKVNCGAIPENLIDSELFGHEKGAFTGADSQKRGRFERANKGTIFLDEIGELPPWAQVRLLRVLQTQEIERVGGSPPIRLDIRVIAATHRNLEKMVEEGSFREDLWFRINMFPIFIPPLRARPGDIPLLASWFIKKKSKELGITPVPGIAPEALSNLTKQSWPGNVRELENVVERALIQHRHGPLYFHHPQKLSPVMENDFSLQVTPVPVPLDEVIRTHIIEALQAAKGKINGSDGAAAMLAIHPNTLRNKMKKLGIKFGRKVKRFSK
- a CDS encoding 4Fe-4S dicluster domain-containing protein, with product MKKYAFIIDIAKCENCNNCFLSCKDEHCGNNWPGISLSQPLHGQRWINIRRRERGEFPFIDVAYLPQPCFHCDNAPCVRAAGNGAVYRREDGIVIIDPEKAKGREEIVSSCPFGAIWWNEEAQIPQKCTFCAHLLDQGWKKTRCVQACPTSALSSVFLEDKELERLIREEGLERYGGERQDAKPRCFYKNLHRYTRAFIAGTVATGDKLRSDCVEGATVRLLKDGNPVAEQKSDAFGDFKFDGLEADGSVYIVEVLSSAGERHTVEIELKKSCFTGTVRV
- a CDS encoding MFS transporter, producing MKMRGYAIIIAAFFTVSIAYGIRYGYGMLLPGMIKSLEIGKTEAGIIYASYFVAYTLFSPLLGLLSDRYDSRLILTVFPALMATGALLMSYAVTLGQAAVFFSLAGIGHAACWAPVVSLVQLWVKDGHRGTALAFATMGSGVGIASWGMILPVVVERSSWQAGWYAMGIFGLFVAVLNFILVRNPPGEDDSQQCCEKSRKNWKNKPSYMQILKKKQLWLIGFSYLLIGFIVLIPFTFLGVYGVEELHLPYRDATRLFSLLAVSGMAGKIILGILSDKWGRVQVMMLCGALLGTGCLGIVNLSAFQLKICSVAMVGLGFGAVWPVYAAAAMDFFPRAVAGTVIGLWTVFLGIGSILSPVICGWTIDRSGSYFGPFMIGFIASVFSVLLLIPGLKQSGVTAWKAEEY
- a CDS encoding TRAP transporter substrate-binding protein encodes the protein MKKIVFTCTLVLAFFTFLLVTPSNSTAKTVTLKYANFFPPTHIQSKLAESWCREVEKRTDGRVKIEYYPGGSLLKGKQIYDGVADGIADIGFSVLAYTRGRFPVISALDLPFGYTSGITATAVANELYNKLKPKEFNDTKLMYLHAHGPGFIHTRNKQITKLEDLKGLRIRSTGMSAEAVKALGATPVAMGMADSYQSLQKGVVDGSAYPLEANRGWKLGEVTKYAVCVYPVAYTTTFFVTMNKDKWSAIDKKDQDAIEAINAEWSIKHGEAWDSSDLAGLRFFMEQGNTAAGLDQKEVERWKKAVAPVIDKYAAGLDKKGIDGAAVIKTIRDGLKARM
- a CDS encoding TRAP transporter small permease; translated protein: MESIDKILQFIAEKLKVVGAFFLFGMAILTCVDVVGRLFKHPIFGSVELVSFMGVIAIATSLPFTHAEEGHIGVELFIRKFPKKVRDIVKLFTETICLILFILVTWRMFIYSYKVRESGELSMNLQLPEYWIIFLLAACFVILTMTIFVSILKTISNLRKR